In Paenibacillus ihbetae, the following are encoded in one genomic region:
- a CDS encoding HAMP domain-containing sensor histidine kinase: MKARSIKSTFARHFASILTCSLLATLAAWGLLVLLFNYLFNQGVLLPANHYEAQIPAISEFARTNGESIMNGQGQAELKRLIPSEGLSYRVMAISGEPLYGNLTLKEEHSQQDLVSRLNKTESGVNQIIQNLPVLSDRGELLGALLVGYSLKVSAADPSFNPFVPLGMLVFFLTPFLFITIFTYLYGRRFSRRIGGPLQQLLQGAERIKARDLQFAMDGDSSVIEVNQLAHAFEDMRRELARSIEREWQLEQERSTMLAALAHDLRTPLTIIQGHAENLERMIGEEHEEKRNRYVQVIKRNTSRAANLLQDMNAITEMEQVSFRLNPVALDIGEFMDEKKADYEALCSHKNISFRTEFQDERTAKKLPVVFDPGRIIQVLDNLVGNSIRHTPESGSILWRVEIADTQITMEVADNGTGFAEQNPEQTFKPFYQGSGRSARLKGHSGLGLYIAKLLVGHHGGTITAGNRVNGGAVIRFSLPLGGVQSSGVQQKDIS, encoded by the coding sequence ATGAAGGCGCGGTCGATCAAGAGCACGTTCGCCCGTCATTTCGCCTCCATCCTGACATGCAGCTTGCTTGCGACGCTTGCAGCATGGGGGCTGCTTGTATTGCTCTTCAATTATTTATTCAACCAAGGCGTCCTGCTCCCGGCGAATCACTATGAAGCACAGATCCCTGCCATCTCTGAGTTTGCGCGAACGAACGGCGAATCGATCATGAACGGTCAGGGACAGGCTGAGCTTAAGCGACTCATCCCTTCCGAGGGGTTGTCTTATAGGGTCATGGCTATATCAGGCGAACCATTATACGGAAATCTTACGCTGAAGGAGGAGCACAGCCAGCAGGACTTGGTGTCCCGATTGAATAAAACGGAAAGCGGCGTCAACCAAATCATTCAGAACCTTCCGGTGCTTTCGGACCGTGGCGAGCTGCTCGGAGCGCTGCTGGTCGGCTATTCCTTAAAGGTAAGCGCGGCGGATCCCTCGTTTAATCCGTTCGTTCCGCTTGGAATGTTGGTTTTTTTCCTGACCCCTTTCCTATTCATCACCATCTTCACGTACCTGTACGGCCGGCGGTTTAGCCGGCGCATCGGCGGGCCGCTTCAGCAGCTGCTTCAGGGAGCGGAACGGATCAAGGCCCGCGATTTGCAATTCGCCATGGACGGGGACTCTTCAGTGATCGAGGTTAACCAGCTGGCACACGCATTCGAGGACATGCGCCGGGAGCTTGCCCGCTCCATCGAGCGGGAATGGCAATTGGAGCAGGAGCGAAGCACGATGCTGGCCGCGCTGGCCCACGACCTGCGCACGCCGCTGACGATTATTCAGGGCCACGCCGAAAACCTGGAGCGGATGATTGGGGAGGAGCATGAGGAGAAGCGGAACCGGTACGTTCAGGTGATCAAGCGCAATACATCGCGTGCTGCGAATCTTTTGCAAGACATGAATGCGATCACGGAAATGGAGCAGGTATCCTTTCGCCTGAACCCGGTTGCGCTTGACATCGGGGAATTCATGGATGAGAAAAAGGCTGATTACGAGGCCCTGTGCAGCCATAAGAACATCTCATTTCGAACGGAATTCCAGGATGAACGGACCGCCAAGAAGCTTCCCGTCGTCTTCGATCCCGGCCGGATCATCCAGGTGCTGGACAATCTGGTCGGGAACAGCATCCGGCATACGCCTGAAAGCGGGAGCATCCTATGGCGTGTGGAAATTGCAGATACGCAGATCACCATGGAGGTTGCGGATAACGGCACCGGATTCGCCGAGCAAAATCCGGAGCAGACGTTCAAGCCGTTCTATCAAGGATCCGGCCGGTCCGCCAGATTAAAGGGCCACTCGGGGCTTGGCCTGTATATCGCCAAGCTGCTGGTTGGGCATCATGGCGGGACTATCACGGCCGGCAACCGGGTGAACGGCGGAGCCGTAATCCGTTTCTCACTGCCGCTCGGAGGAGTGCAGTCCTCCGGCGTACAGCAAAAGGACATCTCCTAA
- a CDS encoding glycoside hydrolase family 43 protein: MTKPVQPNEPIVTHIYTADPSAHVFEGKLYIYPSHDLDHDNTSNDNGDQYDMEDYHVFSLEDVNAPCVDHGEVLHVKDVPWAQKQMWAPDAAFKNDTYYLYFPARDHEGIFRIGVATSSSPSGPFTPEPNYIPGSFSIDPAVFVDDDNRAYMYFGGLWGGQLEKWQTGTFVPDAEGPAADAPALGPRVAELSDDMLTFKAAPQEISIVDENGKPIPAGDEDRRYFEGPWMHKYNGTYYLSYSTGSTHKIVYATSQSPTGPFEYKGTILTPVLGWTTHHSIVEFQDKWYLFYHDSSLSGGADNKRSVKFTELKYNEDGTIQTIEPYGNESR; encoded by the coding sequence ATGACCAAGCCTGTACAGCCGAACGAGCCGATCGTAACCCATATCTACACAGCCGACCCTTCCGCCCATGTGTTTGAAGGGAAGCTTTATATTTATCCGTCCCATGATCTCGATCACGACAATACGTCCAATGATAACGGTGACCAATACGATATGGAGGACTACCATGTGTTCTCGCTGGAGGATGTGAATGCGCCTTGCGTGGATCACGGCGAGGTTCTTCATGTCAAGGATGTGCCTTGGGCGCAAAAGCAGATGTGGGCACCGGATGCCGCATTCAAAAACGACACCTATTACTTATACTTTCCGGCCAGGGATCACGAGGGGATATTCCGGATCGGCGTAGCCACCAGCTCCTCCCCTTCCGGACCGTTTACGCCGGAGCCGAACTATATTCCGGGCAGCTTCAGCATTGATCCCGCCGTATTCGTGGACGATGACAACCGGGCTTATATGTATTTCGGAGGTCTATGGGGCGGCCAGCTGGAGAAATGGCAGACCGGCACATTCGTTCCGGATGCGGAAGGGCCGGCCGCCGATGCGCCGGCGTTAGGACCGCGCGTGGCCGAGCTTAGCGACGATATGCTGACATTCAAAGCCGCGCCGCAGGAAATTTCAATCGTTGACGAGAACGGGAAGCCGATTCCGGCAGGCGATGAAGACCGCAGATATTTCGAAGGCCCGTGGATGCATAAATACAACGGCACTTATTACTTGTCCTATTCGACAGGCTCCACCCACAAGATCGTATACGCGACGAGCCAAAGCCCGACTGGCCCGTTCGAGTACAAAGGAACGATCCTTACGCCGGTTCTCGGCTGGACGACCCATCATTCAATCGTGGAATTTCAAGATAAATGGTACCTGTTCTATCATGACAGCTCCCTGTCCGGCGGTGCGGACAATAAGCGCAGCGTGAAGTTCACCGAGCTGAAGTACAACGAGGACGGAACCATTCAAACGATCGAGCCTTACGGTAACGAAAGCCGTTGA
- the mgtE gene encoding magnesium transporter: MNARTLEQWIPEIKESLKANTSTDFQRIIDEFLPYDLARIHSHLSDTEQARFLQFLNEDQLADMLQEMEHDQQIDVLGRLDQEKTAIILDLMDNDDLAILLGELSQEQKEELMRGMRDEESQFVQNIMKFPPETAGRIMTNRYVWIPQHYTVSEVVQKLKAFVSIAETINYLYVIDQERKLAGVVSYRSLILADPDETIVDIMNGRVLSVPVDADQEEVAQLIQKYDLVAIPVVESDGTLVGIITVDDILDVIVREADEDIQKMNATGSKSIDFNTKAVIAAARRLPWLILLLFIGLISGTIISVFEETLEHVVALAFFMPMIAGMTGNTGTQSLAVIIRGLATKELSRPVVVRLLARELKVGMMIGVICGIFIAVIAYIWQGNLYLGLVVGSSLIATLIVGTMAGTVIPLILFKLRVDPAVASGPLITTINDILSLIIYFGIATLFLSYL, encoded by the coding sequence GTGAATGCTCGAACCTTGGAGCAATGGATACCGGAAATTAAAGAGAGCCTGAAAGCCAATACGTCGACTGATTTTCAGAGAATCATCGATGAGTTTCTCCCATATGATCTGGCGAGAATCCACAGTCATCTCAGCGATACGGAGCAAGCCCGCTTCCTGCAGTTCCTGAACGAGGATCAGCTTGCCGATATGCTCCAAGAAATGGAGCACGACCAGCAAATTGATGTTCTGGGCAGATTGGATCAGGAGAAGACCGCTATCATCCTGGATCTCATGGACAATGATGATTTAGCCATCTTGCTGGGTGAGCTGTCACAAGAGCAAAAAGAAGAGCTGATGAGGGGCATGCGTGACGAGGAGTCGCAATTCGTCCAGAACATCATGAAATTCCCGCCGGAAACAGCGGGTCGCATTATGACCAACAGGTATGTTTGGATCCCCCAGCACTATACGGTCTCCGAAGTCGTTCAGAAGCTGAAGGCCTTTGTCTCCATTGCCGAAACCATTAACTATTTGTATGTGATCGATCAGGAGCGGAAACTGGCGGGAGTCGTATCCTACCGCTCCCTCATCCTGGCGGACCCCGATGAAACCATCGTGGATATTATGAACGGCCGTGTGCTGTCCGTGCCTGTCGATGCAGACCAGGAGGAGGTTGCGCAGCTTATTCAAAAATATGACCTTGTAGCTATTCCGGTCGTTGAATCAGACGGAACGCTGGTCGGAATCATTACCGTTGATGATATTCTCGATGTCATTGTCCGGGAAGCCGACGAGGACATTCAGAAGATGAATGCCACAGGGAGCAAATCCATCGATTTCAATACGAAGGCCGTCATCGCGGCTGCGCGGCGATTGCCTTGGCTGATTCTGCTGCTCTTCATCGGACTGATCTCGGGGACGATCATTTCCGTATTCGAGGAAACCCTTGAACACGTTGTCGCCCTGGCCTTCTTCATGCCGATGATCGCCGGCATGACCGGGAACACGGGAACCCAGTCGCTGGCCGTCATCATTCGGGGCCTGGCAACGAAGGAACTGTCCAGACCGGTTGTCGTCCGGCTGCTGGCCCGTGAGCTGAAGGTAGGCATGATGATCGGGGTGATCTGCGGCATATTCATCGCAGTGATCGCGTACATCTGGCAGGGAAATTTATATCTGGGACTGGTTGTCGGCAGCTCGCTCATTGCCACTCTCATCGTCGGCACCATGGCGGGAACCGTCATACCGCTCATCCTGTTCAAGCTCCGCGTCGATCCGGCTGTCGCCTCGGGCCCGCTGATTACGACGATTAACGATATTTTGTCCCTGATCATCTATTTTGGCATCGCCACGCTGTTTCTGTCTTATCTTTAA
- a CDS encoding aldo/keto reductase has protein sequence MKYRRLGKTELKVSVVGVGTWQFGGDWGKDFNQKEVDAILNRAKELGINLLDTAECYGPHHMSEKFIGDFLSRDRREDWVIASKFGHRWHEHWEEAWDAEQIRIQLEESLKALRTDYIDLYQFHSGSDEVFNNDDMWTILDKQVQAGKIRHLGISIGSNTNLYQTDKATELNAKAIQVVYNRLDQAPEEEVLPSCLRQDLGVLARVPLASGYLSGKYKPGTVFSDNVRKNRDQDEINAKLKLVEEIRRNEVPEGVPMAEWALAWCLKHPAVSCVIPGCKSVEQVEMNARAAELDMVGDDHPGAWKS, from the coding sequence TTGAAGTACAGACGTCTCGGCAAAACGGAACTGAAGGTATCGGTAGTCGGCGTGGGAACATGGCAATTTGGCGGTGATTGGGGAAAGGACTTCAACCAAAAGGAAGTCGACGCCATCTTAAACCGTGCGAAGGAGCTCGGCATTAACTTGCTGGATACCGCAGAATGTTACGGACCGCATCATATGTCCGAAAAATTTATCGGTGATTTCTTGTCGCGGGACCGCCGCGAGGATTGGGTGATCGCCTCCAAGTTCGGCCATAGATGGCATGAGCATTGGGAGGAAGCCTGGGATGCGGAGCAGATCCGGATTCAGCTCGAGGAATCCCTTAAAGCACTGCGTACGGATTACATCGACCTGTATCAATTTCACTCCGGCTCCGATGAAGTGTTCAACAATGACGACATGTGGACGATCCTGGACAAGCAGGTCCAGGCGGGAAAGATTCGTCATCTGGGTATTTCCATCGGAAGCAATACAAACCTGTATCAAACCGACAAGGCGACGGAGCTTAATGCCAAGGCTATTCAGGTCGTCTATAATCGTCTCGATCAAGCGCCGGAGGAAGAGGTCCTTCCTTCATGCTTGCGGCAGGATCTCGGGGTGTTGGCGAGAGTTCCGCTTGCAAGCGGGTACCTGAGCGGGAAGTACAAGCCGGGGACGGTATTCAGCGACAATGTGCGCAAGAACCGTGATCAGGACGAGATTAATGCCAAGCTGAAGCTTGTGGAAGAGATTCGCAGGAATGAAGTGCCGGAGGGCGTTCCAATGGCCGAGTGGGCATTGGCCTGGTGCTTGAAGCATCCGGCCGTCAGCTGTGTCATTCCCGGCTGCAAGAGCGTCGAGCAGGTTGAGATGAACGCGAGAGCGGCAGAGCTGGATATGGTCGGCGACGACCATCCCGGAGCGTGGAAATCATAA
- a CDS encoding DUF418 domain-containing protein: MDKNSQQRLTMIDSLRGLALVGIFLVNITFFTTSLQTISFGIELWNGWLDQGLMLLRGIVIDGKFILIFSFLFGFGMVLMQESSRRKGSRFHRLYIRRLLALLAFGLLHGLLIWYGDILTHYAILGFALLLFQRCKPPTLLIWSAALLLIVPVLLTGASLLSPGNGSQAFEPISQADAHRIGIYFQERDAAIYGEGTFLQITVQRINDYIASLFNMLVFYPQILGMFLLGAYFCKQRILHDPNGNRKIIARLIWLGALIGLPLQVMMSLAKGLPSWVEAASLFVGAPLVALAYIGAFALLYQKRGWSNKLRILSHPGKMAFTNYLLQSVICGLIFYGYGFGWFGKVPPAMQMLLVIVIFTLQTVFSIVWLRRFPIGPLEYVWRLFTYWGSPVKRSGQDVSHPRQQRGTL; encoded by the coding sequence ATGGACAAGAATTCGCAACAACGCTTGACGATGATCGACAGTTTGCGAGGGTTGGCATTAGTGGGCATATTTTTAGTCAATATTACGTTCTTTACGACCTCGCTGCAGACGATCTCCTTCGGCATCGAATTATGGAACGGATGGCTGGATCAAGGACTGATGCTGCTGCGCGGCATTGTGATCGACGGGAAGTTCATCTTGATTTTTTCTTTTCTGTTCGGCTTCGGCATGGTGCTAATGCAGGAGAGCAGCCGGAGAAAAGGAAGCCGCTTCCATCGATTGTACATCCGCAGGCTGTTGGCCCTGCTGGCGTTCGGGCTGCTGCACGGCCTGCTGATCTGGTACGGCGACATCCTGACACATTACGCCATTCTGGGATTTGCGCTGCTGCTGTTTCAGCGCTGCAAGCCGCCTACGCTGCTGATCTGGTCGGCGGCGCTGCTCCTGATCGTTCCTGTCCTGCTGACGGGAGCCAGCCTGCTGTCGCCCGGCAACGGAAGCCAAGCATTCGAGCCGATTAGCCAGGCGGATGCCCATCGGATAGGGATTTACTTTCAAGAACGCGATGCGGCCATTTACGGCGAGGGTACGTTTCTTCAGATCACGGTTCAACGCATCAACGATTACATCGCCTCGTTGTTCAACATGCTCGTCTTTTATCCGCAAATTCTCGGGATGTTTCTGCTGGGTGCTTACTTCTGCAAACAGCGGATTCTTCATGATCCGAACGGAAACCGTAAGATTATAGCAAGACTGATTTGGCTTGGGGCGCTCATCGGCCTTCCGCTTCAAGTGATGATGTCGCTGGCGAAAGGGCTTCCGTCCTGGGTCGAAGCGGCCTCCCTGTTCGTGGGGGCGCCGCTGGTGGCGCTGGCCTATATCGGTGCATTCGCACTTTTATACCAGAAAAGAGGCTGGAGCAACAAACTGCGCATCCTGTCCCATCCCGGAAAAATGGCCTTCACTAATTATTTGCTTCAATCCGTTATCTGCGGATTGATCTTCTACGGCTACGGCTTTGGCTGGTTCGGCAAAGTGCCGCCGGCTATGCAAATGCTGCTGGTTATCGTCATCTTCACGCTGCAAACCGTATTCAGTATAGTATGGCTAAGACGGTTTCCAATCGGGCCATTGGAATATGTGTGGCGGCTGTTCACATATTGGGGGAGCCCTGTAAAGCGGAGCGGGCAAGACGTATCGCATCCCCGGCAGCAACGCGGCACCTTATAA
- a CDS encoding autorepressor SdpR family transcription factor translates to MGFPETFKALSDPVRREILIMLRKGKMSAGEIGQHFDMTGATISYHLSQLKKAGLISESKYKNYIYYEINVSVIEEIMLWFSQFNGGKEDGKKQ, encoded by the coding sequence TTGGGTTTTCCGGAAACCTTCAAGGCGCTGTCAGATCCCGTCAGGAGGGAAATTTTGATCATGCTCCGCAAAGGGAAGATGTCGGCAGGCGAAATCGGCCAGCACTTTGACATGACGGGCGCAACGATCTCGTATCATCTGTCCCAGCTGAAGAAGGCGGGGCTCATCTCGGAATCGAAATATAAAAACTATATTTACTATGAGATCAATGTTTCGGTTATTGAGGAAATCATGCTGTGGTTCTCACAGTTCAATGGAGGTAAAGAGGATGGAAAAAAACAATAA
- a CDS encoding SdpI family protein, whose translation MEKNNKSVLILTTLLCLLPIVLSVTLYDRLPDRVAIHWDAAGNPDNYATKAVAAFVLPLMMAVLNVIVNVGLNHDPKRMNAAPALRLFGYWSIPVLSCILTPVTLFKAMGADIPIDTFVPVLVGLLFVIIGNYLPKSKQNYTVGIKLPWTLNSQDNWNRTHRFAGYVWMVGGLLLMAVAFLDIQGIYATLPIIVLIVLVPAIYSFSLYKRGV comes from the coding sequence ATGGAAAAAAACAATAAATCCGTGCTTATTCTGACCACGCTGCTGTGCTTGCTGCCAATCGTCTTGTCGGTCACGCTGTATGACCGGCTGCCGGATCGGGTGGCCATTCACTGGGATGCGGCCGGCAATCCCGACAATTACGCAACGAAGGCGGTTGCGGCCTTTGTTCTTCCGCTCATGATGGCTGTGCTGAACGTGATCGTAAACGTTGGGCTCAATCATGATCCGAAGCGGATGAATGCCGCACCTGCGTTAAGACTGTTCGGCTACTGGTCCATTCCCGTTCTGTCGTGTATCCTCACGCCTGTCACGTTATTTAAAGCGATGGGCGCCGATATTCCGATCGATACCTTCGTGCCCGTACTGGTGGGGCTGCTGTTTGTCATCATCGGAAACTACTTGCCGAAGAGCAAGCAGAATTATACCGTGGGAATCAAGCTTCCTTGGACCTTGAACAGTCAAGACAACTGGAATCGGACCCATCGCTTTGCAGGGTATGTGTGGATGGTGGGCGGATTGCTCCTGATGGCCGTGGCGTTCCTGGATATTCAGGGGATCTATGCGACATTGCCGATTATCGTGCTGATTGTCTTGGTACCGGCAATTTACTCTTTTTCCCTATATAAAAGAGGGGTGTAG
- a CDS encoding GNAT family N-acetyltransferase, whose translation MSIDIRTGRRDELQEIMALIARCVKVMQAGGSDQWDEQYPNRDVIGEDLQRGTLFVAEGNERILGIVVLDEHQDEQYGRIDWKQKEGPNLVMHRLAVDPQAQGQGVARKLIEFAENYAVREGYASIRLDTYNKNTAALKLYRGLGYEERGEVNYPGKAASFPVFEKVFPERVE comes from the coding sequence ATGAGTATTGATATTCGAACTGGGCGCAGGGATGAGCTGCAAGAGATTATGGCGCTGATCGCCCGCTGCGTGAAAGTGATGCAGGCCGGCGGAAGCGATCAGTGGGACGAGCAGTATCCGAACCGGGACGTGATCGGGGAGGATCTCCAGCGGGGGACGCTGTTTGTAGCAGAAGGGAATGAGCGAATTCTCGGCATCGTTGTTCTGGATGAGCATCAGGATGAGCAGTACGGGAGGATCGATTGGAAGCAGAAGGAGGGGCCAAATCTGGTGATGCATCGGCTTGCCGTCGATCCACAGGCGCAAGGTCAAGGAGTTGCCCGCAAGCTGATTGAATTTGCCGAAAACTATGCGGTCCGAGAAGGATATGCCAGCATCCGGCTGGATACCTATAACAAAAATACGGCGGCATTGAAGCTGTATCGCGGGCTGGGCTACGAGGAGCGGGGCGAGGTGAATTATCCGGGCAAAGCGGCCAGCTTCCCGGTATTCGAGAAGGTATTTCCAGAGCGCGTGGAGTAG
- a CDS encoding 3'-5' exoribonuclease YhaM family protein, producing the protein MKPINQLSIQDEFVGFYLLKELNLRQTNGTPPKDYFDIILSDSSGQISAKYWDVSIQDKETFFPMQLVKIRGTVLSYRDQPQVKISRIRKATEEDGVSITDYVRAAPIRPVDLLHTIKLAIQDISNPEVKLIVQYCVDKVEEKLMHYPAAKTYHHAYFAGLAYHIVRMLEIGDFICRQRPFLKPDLIKAGIILHDIAKPEEMIAQMGVVTDYSNQGKLIGHIVLASNWIVEAAIAHHIPLESEVVLGLQHLVLSHHNLGEWGSPVQPQTAEAVALHHIDLLDAKLQMVEDALDTTAESEPWTQMVRGLDNKAIYRLKV; encoded by the coding sequence ATGAAGCCCATTAATCAACTTAGCATACAAGACGAATTCGTTGGATTTTACTTATTGAAGGAGCTCAACCTCAGGCAAACGAACGGCACGCCGCCAAAGGACTATTTCGACATCATCCTGTCGGATTCGAGCGGCCAGATATCAGCCAAGTATTGGGACGTGTCGATTCAGGATAAAGAAACGTTCTTTCCAATGCAGCTGGTCAAAATCCGGGGAACCGTCCTAAGCTACCGGGATCAGCCACAGGTAAAAATCAGCCGGATCCGCAAAGCGACCGAAGAGGACGGGGTATCGATCACCGATTATGTCAGGGCTGCGCCCATTCGGCCCGTTGATTTACTGCATACGATCAAGCTGGCAATCCAGGATATTTCGAATCCGGAAGTCAAGCTGATCGTACAGTATTGCGTGGACAAGGTGGAGGAGAAGCTGATGCATTATCCTGCTGCCAAAACCTATCATCACGCCTATTTTGCCGGCTTGGCCTACCATATTGTGCGCATGCTCGAGATTGGCGATTTCATCTGCAGGCAGCGGCCTTTCCTGAAGCCGGATCTCATCAAGGCCGGCATCATTCTGCATGATATCGCGAAACCCGAAGAGATGATTGCACAGATGGGCGTCGTGACGGACTACAGCAATCAGGGCAAGCTGATCGGTCATATCGTCCTGGCATCCAACTGGATCGTCGAGGCCGCCATCGCGCATCATATTCCGCTTGAATCCGAGGTCGTACTTGGACTGCAGCATTTGGTCCTGTCGCATCATAATCTGGGAGAGTGGGGAAGCCCGGTTCAGCCGCAGACCGCCGAAGCGGTCGCGCTTCATCATATCGACCTGCTGGACGCCAAGCTGCAGATGGTAGAGGATGCGCTCGATACGACGGCCGAGAGCGAGCCGTGGACGCAGATGGTGCGGGGGCTGGACAATAAAGCGATCTATCGGCTTAAGGTCTAG
- a CDS encoding response regulator transcription factor, with translation MNGLNETILLIDDEEDIVSFIRDALELDGYHVLTAVNGHEALAQCKLEPSLIILDVMMPNMNGFEVCRVLRETMTCPIVFLSASQSEVDRIRGLAAGGDDYLLKPFSLAELKARVHAHLRREQRIRTQKEQGILRFPPLTVDCLGRTVTCRGQEIVLTNKEFMILELLAMHQGQVFTREQIYEKLWGYDAEGDDATITEHVKKIRSKLAAVSGERTYIQTVWGIGYKWEVKA, from the coding sequence ATGAACGGATTAAACGAGACGATTCTGCTTATCGACGACGAAGAGGACATCGTTTCATTTATACGCGACGCGCTTGAACTCGACGGCTACCATGTGCTGACTGCAGTGAACGGGCACGAAGCGCTCGCCCAATGTAAGCTTGAGCCCTCCCTGATCATCCTGGACGTGATGATGCCCAATATGAACGGCTTTGAAGTATGCCGCGTGCTCCGGGAAACGATGACCTGCCCGATCGTCTTTTTGAGCGCAAGCCAAAGCGAGGTAGACCGCATTCGGGGCTTGGCAGCCGGAGGGGACGATTATTTACTGAAGCCGTTCAGCCTTGCTGAGCTGAAGGCGAGAGTTCACGCCCATCTCCGCCGGGAGCAGCGGATCCGCACGCAGAAGGAGCAGGGCATCCTCCGCTTTCCGCCTTTAACGGTCGATTGCCTCGGCCGCACCGTAACCTGCCGCGGACAGGAGATCGTTTTGACAAACAAGGAATTCATGATTCTTGAGCTCCTCGCCATGCATCAGGGACAGGTTTTTACGCGGGAGCAAATCTACGAGAAGCTGTGGGGATATGATGCTGAGGGCGATGACGCCACGATCACGGAGCATGTCAAAAAAATCCGCTCCAAGCTCGCCGCTGTATCCGGAGAAAGAACCTATATTCAGACCGTATGGGGCATCGGCTATAAATGGGAAGTGAAAGCATGA
- a CDS encoding lyase family protein, with translation MIRIERDKTGPVEVPSHAYYGVRTIRAAGQYPTVNAPVHGEFIKALACVKSAAVRSGIDQQIVSERIGNLIMKAADEIKEGKHSEQFIAGYIHGSSSHLLNVNINEVLANRALELMLEDKGNYALIDPDLHVNGPHSADWILSTSLNVAAHQLTHKLVSATEGLKYRLWMAKEHLEGPHQADSRNPAMNVPVRLTRAFGESAKQLQLDAARLAEAASRLKRIRIDSAPDAVMPHANRELTERTVSYLRHMTRIEYFAASRWDASSGSKSVYADLSSVLKTLSANLFKLCSDIRNAASIKGSAASSESRRFYESAGFLHQICFQVIGYDHIISLAEEAGMPDEESVPPVTLYHVLESLNIMVKGIESFAGSLTQEQDDADPAAMQRY, from the coding sequence ATGATCAGAATTGAACGGGACAAGACCGGGCCGGTAGAGGTGCCGTCCCATGCCTACTACGGAGTCCGCACGATCCGCGCTGCCGGGCAATATCCGACGGTGAATGCCCCCGTCCATGGCGAATTCATTAAGGCTTTGGCCTGTGTCAAAAGCGCAGCGGTCCGTTCGGGTATCGATCAACAGATCGTGTCCGAGCGGATCGGAAATCTCATCATGAAGGCGGCGGATGAAATCAAGGAAGGAAAGCATTCGGAGCAATTTATTGCAGGCTATATCCATGGTTCATCAAGCCATCTCCTGAATGTAAATATAAACGAGGTGCTTGCCAACCGCGCGCTGGAGCTGATGCTGGAGGATAAAGGTAACTACGCCTTGATCGATCCGGACCTCCACGTAAACGGCCCTCATTCGGCCGACTGGATTCTTTCGACATCGCTGAATGTCGCCGCCCATCAGCTAACGCATAAGCTGGTCTCAGCCACCGAGGGATTAAAATATCGATTATGGATGGCAAAAGAACACCTCGAAGGACCGCACCAGGCCGATTCCCGGAATCCCGCCATGAACGTGCCGGTTCGGCTGACCCGGGCTTTCGGGGAATCCGCGAAGCAGCTGCAGCTGGATGCGGCGCGGCTCGCCGAAGCCGCCTCCCGATTAAAGAGGATTCGCATCGATTCGGCACCGGATGCCGTCATGCCCCATGCGAATCGTGAATTAACGGAGCGGACCGTCTCTTATTTGAGGCATATGACGCGCATTGAGTATTTTGCGGCAAGCCGCTGGGACGCTTCCTCCGGCAGCAAAAGCGTCTATGCTGACCTGTCATCGGTTCTGAAAACGTTGTCCGCAAATCTCTTCAAGCTGTGCAGCGATATTCGAAACGCCGCTTCCATCAAAGGGTCGGCTGCGAGCTCCGAGAGCCGCCGCTTCTATGAATCGGCCGGATTTCTGCATCAGATCTGCTTCCAGGTTATCGGATATGACCATATTATCAGCCTCGCTGAGGAGGCTGGTATGCCGGACGAGGAATCCGTTCCTCCGGTAACCCTCTATCATGTACTCGAATCGCTTAACATCATGGTGAAAGGGATCGAATCGTTTGCAGGCTCGCTGACACAAGAGCAGGACGATGCCGATCCGGCGGCCATGCAGCGGTATTGA